AAGTAGTCTTCCTCGTGCAGACCGAAGGCCTCGTTGAGCTTGGCGTAGAAACGCACGGCTTTCTGCAGCAGCTCGTCGTCGTGGCTCCAGATCACTTCGGCGGCGGGGTCTTTCGGATTGTAGAGCTTGTTGAGGTAGTCGTAGGTCTCACTGAGCACGACCACGGGATTGCGCAGCCAGATGACCTTGCCTTTTTCCAGGCGGAAGTTCCGCTTGTTGAGGCTGAGCCAGCCCGAGAGCATGTGGGGATCGTCCAGCAGCTTCTCGATGGGGCGGGTCAGCAGCGTGCCCTTGCGGTCGAGGAGTTCGGACATGTTCTTGAGCTCTTTGCCGAGCACCTCGGGCTGATCGGCAAACTGCTCGGAGACCAGCTGGGCATAATGTTTCTTCATCTGCAGGAAGGCATAGACCGGGTCGAGCTTGTTGGCTTCTTCCTTCAGCATGCCGACGAGGGTGAGGTAAGGCACGACAAAACGGGTGGTCGGCTTGGCGTTGACCGTATTGCCGATAAACCAGTTCACCAGACCGTAGTGGAATTCAAGGTTGGTGGCCAGGTCGGTGCCGCGGATTTTGGTGTTGCGCAGCACTTTCGACAGATACTTGTAGCTCTCGAGGCGATTCTCCCCCTTGGTCAGCAGCAGGGCGATGTTGGAGTCGTAAGCCCCGGCCACCCGGTACTTCATGAACAGGCCGGTGTCGGGATTGAGGGCACTGATGCCCTGGTCGTCGCGGATTTCGCCCTCGATGGGGCGAGACCAGTAACGAATCACGCCCCCGGCATGAGGAGACAGGGAGGCGTCCGTGGCGTTGAGGCGGGCTTCCACGGCGGCGTTGAAGCGCACCACCCGTTCGGGCTTGGGCAGCCGCTTTTTGTGGCGGGCCATCAGCGCCATGGCTTCGACGAGGGATTCGACGATGAAATAATCGCTCTTGTCGTCGGGGTTGGTGAACTTGAGGCTGTAGCAGAGCTCGGTCACCCGGTGTTCCACCTGGATGCGGGTATTGACCTCCATGAAATAGTGGCGGTCGCGGTCGACAATGCACTCGAAGGTCGAGGCCGAGTCGAGGCCGACGGCCTGGCCGAAGCGCTCGGCCTCTTCTTCCATGCGCTTGAGCACGGTCAGGTCGGTCTCCAGGGCTTTGGCGGCCTGCTCTTCACCGGCGGCGCGGGCTTCGGCTATGCGCGTGGCCAGCCCTTCCTGGGTAACGGAGACTTCGAGCAGCTTCTGCTCGTGCATCTGCAGAGAGCAGTCGCGGCCGCCAAGAGCGATGCACCACTCGCCGTTGCCCAGCAGCTGGATCTCGTTATGGCGGGTCTGCTCGATGTTCAGCTCGATGAGCACGTTCTTGTTGTCACCAATGCCGTTGGCCTTGACTTCGTTGAGGACTTCCCGCACCAGGGTCGGCGCCTGGGAGGCCTCCTGCTCGATGAGAGCGGCGTTGATGTTTTTGGCCGTGAGCAGGGAAGCCCCGAGGATGCGCTGCCCCTTGCCGCCGCCACCGCCGATGGCCTTGAGGCGCACGCGGCTTTTGGGGTACTTGCGGAACATCTCGGTTACTTCAAACTGCACCTGGGCGCAGAGCTCTTCGATAGAGAAAAGATCGATCCCCTTCTGATAGGAAGCATAGAGGATGTGGTCGGCCAGCTCTTCGAGGGAAAGATCCTTATTGTCGAGGACCGCCTTGTCGCAGTCAAGGCTTTCGGCGTCGACCAGGGCCAGCAGCTTCGCACGGGTCGGGTGTTTTTTGACCAGGGTACGGGCGGTGACGTTGTCGATGCCGGGGGTGACGCTGACGTTGACGCTGAGGGCGGTGCGCTTGGCCTCGTCCTTTTTGCCGGCATTGGCCTGGGTGGAGGCGCAGGGGCCGATAAAGTTCAGGCCGGCTTTTTCGATAGCGGCGACGAATTCCTCATCCTCGGCCATGAAACCGTAGCCGGCGAAGATGGAATCGTAGCCGTTGTCCTTGGCGATGCGAATAATCTGATGGATACGCTCGACGCGTTCCTCCTTGCTCGCCCCTGAGTAATCGGGCACCCGGTGCACCCGGCGCGAATCGGTCAGCTGACGAAGCTCCGGCGACAGGGCATTGGGGTAGACAATGGAGTCCTTTTCCGAAAGCAGAATGCCGTAGTGGGTGATTCCCATTTCGTCATAGACGTCCATGGCCTCTTTTCGGATGGGGCCCCGGCAGACGATGAGGGGCTTGAGATCCTCGCAGGCAAAGGAGCGCACCCACTCGGAAGCGGCCTTGCCCAGGCGGCGGTCTCGGTGAATCAGGGGATTGTCATTATAGTAATCTCTTTGTTGAGCCATCGGTATATATCTCCAATCTGATTCCTTAGATAGGGTTCCGGTGAGGGCTTAATAAAACTCGCGCTGCACGCTCTGCATCGGGCCGGGTTTGTAGTGGCGCAGGAAGAAGTTGAGATTCTCCCCGAGCACCTTGCGCAGATCCGTCGGCATGACGATGCTGGAGATGGAGCCGAGGCTCAGAGCCTCTTTCGGGTTCATCAGCTCTTTCTCGTAGCGCAGATTAAGCTCGGCCTCGGCCGCCTTGAGCCAGTCGGCCGCCTCTTTTTCGGCGTCCTTCTTGGCCACATCGTCGCGCAGACCGGCATCGAGGCGTTCCTGAATGCCCCTCTTGACCCGCTCGGGAATCGATCCGCGCAGCTTGCGCAGTTCATCCTTGTAGACGAACTCCTTGCCGGCCGGCCCCATGACCGCCAGACGGGTGGTGGGCAGGGCCAGCACCAGGTCGGCCCCCGTCGGGTAGTTGTTGTAGGAGGCGTAGGCGCCACCGAAGGCGTTGCGGATGATGAGCAGGATGCGCGGCGTGCGGATATCGACGATGGAGTCGAGCATGGCGCGGCCGGCCTGCACGATACCGCGGGATTCCTGCTCGCGGCCGGGGAGGAAGCCGGTGGTGTCTTCCATGAAGATGAGCGGAATATTGTAGATATTGCAGAAACGGTTGAAGCGGGCGATCTTGTAGGCCGCGTCGCAGTCGATCTGACCGGAGTCGACGGCGCTGTTGTTGGCCACGAAGCCGACGACGTTGCCGCCGAGGCGGCCGAAAGCGGTGATGACGTTGCGGGCCCGGTCCGGCTGCATCTCGAAATAATCCCCGTGATCGCAGATCTGCTGGATCATGAGGGACACGTCGAAGGGGGTATTGAAGCCGGTGGGCGAATTGAAGGTCTTTTTCAGCAGGGTGTTGATCTCCCAGGTCTTGCGGTCGAGGGGATCGCTGGTCTCCTGGAAGGGCGCCATGACGCTGTTGTTGTCGGGCAGGTAGCTGAGCAGGCTGATGGCCGTGCGCAGGGCGGAGACTTCGTCCTCGACGGTGAGGTCGGCGACGCCTGACTTGCCGTGTACCTGCGGGCCGCCCAGCTCTTCCGGGGTGATGTCTTCACCCAGCACCGACTTGACCACGCCGGGACCGGTGAGACCGAAAAAGGTGTCGTTGGGCTGAATGACAAAACTGCCCTGCCGGGGCAGGTAGCTGCCGCCACCGGCATTGAAGCCGAACATGCACATGATGCTGGGCACCACACCGCTGATCTTGCGCAGGGCGGTGAAGGCTTCGGCGTAGCCGTCGAGGCCACCGACGCCGGCGGGGACGTAGGCGCCGGCACTGTCGTTCATGCCGATAAGGGGAATCCCCTTCTCGCCGGCCATCTGGAAGAGGCGGGCCAGTTTCTGGCCATTGGTGGCGTCCATGGAACCGGCGCGCACGGTGAAGTCGTGGCCGTAAAGAGCGACGTCGCGCCCCTTGATGTTGAGGATGCCGGTGACCAGCGAAGCCCCGTCGAGATTCTTGCCCCAGTTCTGGAAGAGGATGTTGGGATCTTTGTCGGTGAGCACGCGAATGCGCTCCCAGACCGTCATGCGCTTTTTGAAGTGCTGTTTTTCAATCTGGGCCACGCTGACCGATTTGATGGGCCGCTGAATGAGGTCATGTCCCTCTTTCATGGCCTCTTCATAGCCACCAGCGACGCCGGCGATTTCGCCGGGAATAGTGAATTCGACTTTTTCCGGTGGATCAAATGGATTCTTCAGTGAAGGTTTAATCGCTTTTTTCGACATTTCGGTTATCCCTCTGATTTGATAAGAACGATCTTTGCGGTACGCGTCACCCGGGCTAACCAGGCTTCACGGACCAACCCATCCTGTCTTTGCGGCAAAAAACAAAATTCCGCCGTACCGGAGAAGCCTCCGAAGCTGGGCGGTGATTTTTTCTTCAGCTCGAAAACCAGACCCCAGGGCAAGCCGCCGTCGAGTCTGCATTTTCGTCTAAAAATAAAAAGTAGTTTTATTTCCGCACCGATATAGCGAAAATGGCTGGAATTGTCAATAAAATAATTTATTGTCGATAAAAAGATTTAACGCTAATAAATGTTAATTTCAGGGGAGTTAGCCCTTCGGGGCGGC
The sequence above is a segment of the Desulfuromonas sp. KJ2020 genome. Coding sequences within it:
- a CDS encoding acyl-CoA carboxylase subunit beta, whose amino-acid sequence is MSKKAIKPSLKNPFDPPEKVEFTIPGEIAGVAGGYEEAMKEGHDLIQRPIKSVSVAQIEKQHFKKRMTVWERIRVLTDKDPNILFQNWGKNLDGASLVTGILNIKGRDVALYGHDFTVRAGSMDATNGQKLARLFQMAGEKGIPLIGMNDSAGAYVPAGVGGLDGYAEAFTALRKISGVVPSIMCMFGFNAGGGSYLPRQGSFVIQPNDTFFGLTGPGVVKSVLGEDITPEELGGPQVHGKSGVADLTVEDEVSALRTAISLLSYLPDNNSVMAPFQETSDPLDRKTWEINTLLKKTFNSPTGFNTPFDVSLMIQQICDHGDYFEMQPDRARNVITAFGRLGGNVVGFVANNSAVDSGQIDCDAAYKIARFNRFCNIYNIPLIFMEDTTGFLPGREQESRGIVQAGRAMLDSIVDIRTPRILLIIRNAFGGAYASYNNYPTGADLVLALPTTRLAVMGPAGKEFVYKDELRKLRGSIPERVKRGIQERLDAGLRDDVAKKDAEKEAADWLKAAEAELNLRYEKELMNPKEALSLGSISSIVMPTDLRKVLGENLNFFLRHYKPGPMQSVQREFY
- a CDS encoding biotin/lipoyl-containing protein, encoding MAQQRDYYNDNPLIHRDRRLGKAASEWVRSFACEDLKPLIVCRGPIRKEAMDVYDEMGITHYGILLSEKDSIVYPNALSPELRQLTDSRRVHRVPDYSGASKEERVERIHQIIRIAKDNGYDSIFAGYGFMAEDEEFVAAIEKAGLNFIGPCASTQANAGKKDEAKRTALSVNVSVTPGIDNVTARTLVKKHPTRAKLLALVDAESLDCDKAVLDNKDLSLEELADHILYASYQKGIDLFSIEELCAQVQFEVTEMFRKYPKSRVRLKAIGGGGGKGQRILGASLLTAKNINAALIEQEASQAPTLVREVLNEVKANGIGDNKNVLIELNIEQTRHNEIQLLGNGEWCIALGGRDCSLQMHEQKLLEVSVTQEGLATRIAEARAAGEEQAAKALETDLTVLKRMEEEAERFGQAVGLDSASTFECIVDRDRHYFMEVNTRIQVEHRVTELCYSLKFTNPDDKSDYFIVESLVEAMALMARHKKRLPKPERVVRFNAAVEARLNATDASLSPHAGGVIRYWSRPIEGEIRDDQGISALNPDTGLFMKYRVAGAYDSNIALLLTKGENRLESYKYLSKVLRNTKIRGTDLATNLEFHYGLVNWFIGNTVNAKPTTRFVVPYLTLVGMLKEEANKLDPVYAFLQMKKHYAQLVSEQFADQPEVLGKELKNMSELLDRKGTLLTRPIEKLLDDPHMLSGWLSLNKRNFRLEKGKVIWLRNPVVVLSETYDYLNKLYNPKDPAAEVIWSHDDELLQKAVRFYAKLNEAFGLHEEDYFQLNEMLQKDKPQGGFDADMWEQIRASHFGYEAGLELLGMVFLVALNTKFWDLKVEDDLEITIPDHLTDPDLQARMKKVLVPPPATKADEIVAVCGGMYYAQEAPGLPHFVEEGMHFEKGQPLYIIEVMKMFNTVRAPFSGTIDKILISGGDGIIVSKGQPLFKITPDEKFVEVDPKEIEREKRARTSEYLKVIL